Proteins encoded together in one Rhinopithecus roxellana isolate Shanxi Qingling chromosome 3, ASM756505v1, whole genome shotgun sequence window:
- the C3H5orf30 gene encoding UNC119-binding protein C5orf30 homolog, with product MEVDINGESRSTLTTLPFPGAEANSPGKAEAEKPRCSSTPCSPMRRTVSGYQILHMDSNYLVGFTTGEELLKLAQKCTGGEESKAEAMPSLRSKQLDAGLARSSRLYKTRSRYYQPYEIPAVNGRRRRRMPSSGDKCTKSLPYEPYKALHGPLPLCLLKGKRAHSKSLDYLNLDKMIKEPADTEVLQYQLQHLTLRGDRVFARNNT from the coding sequence ATGGAAGTCGATATTAATGGAGAGTCTAGAAGTACTCTGACCACCCTGCCCTTCCCTGGGGCCGAGGCCAACTCCCCGggaaaggcagaggcagagaagccCCGGTGCTCCAGCACACCCTGCTCCCCGATGCGGAGGACCGTGTCAGGCTACCAGATCCTACACATGGACTCTAACTATTTGGTTGGCTTCACGACTGGTGAGGAACTCCTGAAGTTAGCTCAGAAGTGCACAGGAGGTGAAGAGAGCAAGGCAGAAGCCATGCCATCCTTACGCTCCAAACAGCTAGATGCAGGACTTGCCCGTTCCTCTCGTTTGTATAAAACCAGAAGTAGGTACTACCAGCCATACGAGATTCCAGCTGTCAATGGCAGGAGGCGAAGGCGGATGCCCAGCTCAGGAGATAAGTGCACTAAATCTTTACCTTATGAACCTTATAAGGCCCTCCATGGGCCTCTGCCTCTTTGTCTTCTTAAAGGTAAGAGGGCTCACTCCAAATCTCTGGACTACCTCAATCTAGATAAAATGATCAAGGAGCCAGCTGACACGGAAGTGCTACAGTACCAGCTTCAACACCTAACCCTCCGAGGGGACCGTGTGTTTGCTAGGAATAATACATGA